The Sandaracinus amylolyticus genomic interval GTGTACTCGCCGCCCAGCCTCACGCTGAACGTGTCCCGCATGTTGCGCGGGATGTTCATCGCGCCGATCTCGTAGTCGAGGAAGTTCAGCGCATCGACGATCCACACGTCGTTCGGCACGACGCTGACCTCGCGCTGCAGCGACCACGTCTCCCAGACGAACGACGCCTCGAGCCGGAGGTTCTCGACCGCGAGGAGCTCCGCGCCGACGCGCAGGATGAACGGGAAGTTCAGGTTCACCGCGGCCGTGGTGTCGCGGCACGGGTGGTTGGGATCCGCCTGCACCTCTTCGTCGGGCGCCTCGGCGACCGAGCACGGACCGCTGTCGGGGCGATGCCGCGTGAGCGAGCCCTCGAACGCCGCCGCGCTCGGCGCGCGCACGTCGATCGACGCGTCGCCGGAGAGCGAGAACGGCGTCGAGAACGACGCGCCGAGCCGCACCGGCCCCGGGTTCCACGTCACGCCACCCACCACGCTCGCGGTGATGATCGGCGAGAGGTTCATCTGCGCGATGCCGTCGTACTCCGGGTCCTCGGGGAACGTGCAGATCGCTCCGTCGCACGCCGACAGCGCGACGCGCGCCGCGAACGCGCCGACCACGCCGTGCACCGCGAGGCCGATCGAGAGCTCGTCGGGCAGCGGCGTCCACGCGGCGCCCACCGCGATCGTCGCGATCAGGCTGCCCTCCATCGTCAGCAGCGAGTACCGCTGCGGCGCGGGGTAGGGCATCCCGTCGACGGTCAGCTCCTGCGGGTAGCTCATCAGCGCCGCGTTCGGCGCGAACACGCCCGCGCCGAAGTGGAAGTGCTCGAGCCCGAAGTCGAACGTGCCCGCGATCGTCGGGATCGGCAGCGGCGCGTTGTGCCCGTGCACGGTCGGCATCGGG includes:
- a CDS encoding OmpP1/FadL family transporter produces the protein MGYRDRAAVAALCVALSALTMTPSRASAGGFYLLERGTRSLGRGGAFVAGADDPSALWMNPAGIGFAGEQLVVDATLGFLDVSYTRIDSGGNPMPTVHGHNAPLPIPTIAGTFDFGLEHFHFGAGVFAPNAALMSYPQELTVDGMPYPAPQRYSLLTMEGSLIATIAVGAAWTPLPDELSIGLAVHGVVGAFAARVALSACDGAICTFPEDPEYDGIAQMNLSPIITASVVGGVTWNPGPVRLGASFSTPFSLSGDASIDVRAPSAAAFEGSLTRHRPDSGPCSVAEAPDEEVQADPNHPCRDTTAAVNLNFPFILRVGAELLAVENLRLEASFVWETWSLQREVSVVPNDVWIVDALNFLDYEIGAMNIPRNMRDTFSVRLGGEYTIDGSYQVRLGGYWESGSFDDAYLSPLTIDSDKIVVAGGFSMRLFDGVWGDVMVGYAHLFGRQVRNSQVTQQNPIRPPAPERGPVYVGNGDYSFTLPFVGVGMRWQADWAPPTAPVEEEPVPSEATPVEDPAVDPSQPWYQQSSGAQAEPVTTVPPGTETPTSTDAPAASEEETPDVTEETQTEDRPRRGRGRRGGRGRRPPR